The Meles meles chromosome 6, mMelMel3.1 paternal haplotype, whole genome shotgun sequence genome has a window encoding:
- the VCPKMT gene encoding protein N-lysine methyltransferase METTL21D, whose translation MAATLESAEDSLRNFVRVLEKRDGTVLRLQQYGSGGVGCVVWDAAIVLSKYLETPGFSGDGAHALSRRSVLELGSGTGAVGLMAATLGADVVVTDLEELQDLLKMNINMNKHLVTGSVQAKVLKWGEEIEDFPSPPDYILMADCIYYEESLEPLLKTLKDLSGFETCIICCYEQRTMGKNPEIEKKYFELLQLDFDFEKIPLEKHDEEYRSEDIHILYIRKKKSTSLS comes from the exons ATGGCGGCTACTCTAGAGTCCGCAGAAGACTCTCTGCGGAACTTTGTTCGAGTTTTGGAAAAGCGAGATGGCACGGTGTTACGACTGCAGCAGTATGGCTCCGGCGGCGTGGGCTGCGTTGTTTGGGACGCTGCCATTGTCCTTTCTAAGTACCTAGAAACACCTGGGTTTTCCGGGGATGGGGCCCACGCTCTGAGCCGGCGGTCCGTGCTGGAGCTGGGCTCCGGCACTGGGGCCGTAGGGCTTATGGCTGCTACCCTCGG GGCTGATGTTGTGGTCACAGATCTTGAGGAATTGCAGGACTTGCTGAAGATGAATATTAATATGAACAAGCATCTTGTCACTGGTTCTGTTCAAGCCAAGGTACTGAAATG GGGGGAAGAAATAGAAGACTTTCCTTCTCCGCCAGACTATATACTGATGGCCGACTGCATATACTATGAAGAG TCTTTGGAGCCGTTGTTGAAAACTCTAAAAGATCTTAGTGGATTTGAGACTTGTATTATATGTTGTTATGAACAACGAACAATGGGAAAAAATCCAGAAAtcgagaaaaaatattttgag CTCCTCCAGCTAGACTTTGACTttgaaaaaattcctttggagaAACATGATGAAGAATATCGAAGCGAggatattcatattttatacatcagaaagaaaaaatcg